A part of Gemmatimonas groenlandica genomic DNA contains:
- a CDS encoding DUF885 family protein: MLSSRLRPAIAAVATAVASAAVLVVPPSVLYAQSASASGSASPSRSYPQLLTLFTEWRTFEEPPRRDGIPDYAPATNARRLAALRALQGRLQSIDTTGWRVPEQVDWHLVRAEMNGMQYHLTVLQPFSRDPAYYASVRTEESDTPAEEGPTIHGAIRLWQYPVWPRTVLDQSRALNADESRRLTAQLNTIAPLLRQARVNLAKGNAKDLWVGAVRTFEEQHEALGTLSSLVKVSNPNDAALNAAIASASSATESFTGWLRFEAPKKTGASGIGKTQYTWFLKNVLLVPLSWEEEVTITRRELARAHASLRLEETRNAALPPMPVAGSAAEFATMQAEALPRYMQFFRDKGIVTVEPWMERALRERFQSYSPEATRNFFSQATHRDPRTLWTHLWHWWDNGRFREHPHASPIRRTPLLYNVWMSRAEGMATSMEEWMMQAGLYDQSPRSREIVWTMLAARAARGLGNLYAHANTLTMAEAADMHVRWTPRGWMRRDPLLGFEQHLYLRQPGYGASYITGGRLMEETMAERARQLGSDFTMKRFFDEVNTVGMIPVSLVYWELTGDSRMVRELRSGSGPLPFR, encoded by the coding sequence ATGCTCTCTTCCCGCCTCCGCCCCGCCATCGCGGCCGTTGCCACAGCCGTCGCATCAGCGGCCGTGCTGGTCGTGCCGCCGTCCGTGCTGTACGCGCAGTCGGCCTCGGCCTCAGGATCGGCTTCGCCGAGCCGCAGCTATCCCCAACTGCTGACGCTGTTCACCGAATGGCGCACCTTTGAGGAGCCACCTCGCCGCGACGGCATTCCCGACTACGCGCCGGCCACCAATGCGCGCCGGCTGGCGGCCCTGCGCGCGCTGCAGGGGAGGCTGCAGTCGATCGACACCACCGGCTGGCGCGTGCCGGAGCAGGTCGATTGGCATCTGGTGCGGGCCGAAATGAACGGCATGCAGTACCACCTCACCGTACTCCAGCCGTTCTCGCGCGACCCGGCGTACTACGCCTCGGTGCGCACCGAGGAAAGCGATACGCCTGCGGAAGAAGGACCCACGATTCACGGCGCCATCCGCCTTTGGCAGTATCCCGTGTGGCCGCGCACCGTGCTCGATCAGTCGCGCGCGCTCAATGCCGACGAATCGCGCCGTCTCACCGCACAGCTGAACACGATCGCCCCGCTGTTGCGCCAGGCGCGAGTGAATCTGGCCAAGGGCAACGCGAAGGACCTGTGGGTGGGCGCCGTTCGCACCTTCGAAGAACAACACGAGGCGCTCGGCACCCTTTCCTCTCTCGTGAAGGTCAGCAATCCAAACGACGCGGCGCTCAACGCGGCGATTGCGAGTGCGTCGAGTGCGACGGAATCGTTCACCGGTTGGCTGCGCTTCGAGGCGCCCAAGAAGACCGGCGCGTCAGGCATCGGCAAGACGCAGTACACCTGGTTTCTGAAGAACGTGCTGCTGGTGCCGCTTTCGTGGGAGGAGGAAGTCACGATCACCCGTCGCGAGCTCGCCCGTGCCCACGCGTCGCTACGTCTCGAGGAAACGCGCAACGCCGCGCTCCCGCCGATGCCTGTGGCCGGTTCGGCCGCCGAGTTCGCGACCATGCAGGCCGAGGCGCTGCCGCGGTACATGCAGTTCTTCCGCGACAAGGGCATCGTGACGGTGGAGCCGTGGATGGAGCGGGCACTGCGCGAACGCTTCCAGTCGTACTCGCCCGAGGCCACGCGCAACTTCTTCTCACAGGCCACGCACCGCGATCCGCGTACGCTGTGGACCCACCTCTGGCATTGGTGGGACAACGGCCGGTTCCGTGAGCATCCGCATGCGAGCCCGATCCGTCGCACGCCGCTGCTGTACAACGTGTGGATGAGCCGGGCCGAGGGCATGGCCACATCGATGGAAGAGTGGATGATGCAGGCTGGCCTCTATGACCAGTCGCCGCGCTCACGCGAGATCGTGTGGACGATGCTGGCCGCGCGCGCCGCGCGTGGACTGGGCAATCTCTACGCGCACGCGAACACCCTCACCATGGCGGAGGCGGCCGACATGCACGTGCGCTGGACGCCGCGCGGCTGGATGCGTCGCGATCCGCTACTTGGCTTCGAGCAGCACCTGTATCTCCGTCAGCCGGGCTACGGCGCCAGTTACATCACCGGTGGTCGGCTCATGGAAGAGACGATGGCTGAGCGCGCACGGCAGCTTGGCAGCGACTTCACCATGAAGCGCTTCTTCGATGAAGTGAACACGGTGGGCATGATCCCGGTGTCCCTCGTGTACTGGGAGCTCACCGGCGACAGCCGCATGGTGCGCGAGCTGCGAAGCGGGAGCGGACCATTGCCCTTTCGGTAG
- a CDS encoding PAS domain-containing hybrid sensor histidine kinase/response regulator, translating to MTIDARLASADDTVVVPAGGLIMNSDGFAFGPAFAAALEVLPAHLTILDARGTILYVNEAWRRFAADNALRSQDFCVGQNYLTVCETANGDSSDGAASAAAGIRAVLTGELPRFVLDYPCHGPDEPRWFRLLVAPVREDKVVGAVVMHVDITGPEQDAHALRVAERVARESEQRLSFALEAADIGDWSLDLRTNLAHRSLRHDQCFGYTALLPEWSYDTFLAHIDPADRASVDSSFKRALAGAGEYNDEFKTTWPDGSVHWLWTRGRVYFDDLGAPIRMAGIVVDITERKRSQMTEQLAVDRLNEAQRIAKIGDWSWEITTQQITWSAQVFEIMGRDPLAGPPSGPDELASVYDASSLRIQQEHIVAAISSGEPQEYELVIIRPDGEQVFTQVMALPRKDDTGKVVTLYGTIQDISERKRAEMDAVRLASIVASSDDAIIGKTLNSTVTSWNRGAQKIFGYTAEEMVGHSILRIIPTDRLDEEEHIIGSVSRGESVEHFETQRLTKDGRQIDVSITASPILDATGTVLGVSKVARDISERKKLEQQFLRAQRMESIGTLAGGIAHDLNNVLGPIMLSLELLKMSFPDAESQELIGVIEGSARHGSAMVKQVLSFARGVEGQRLEIDVVDLLHDIEKISKDTFLKHIETRTIVPPELWRVVGDPTQLHQVLLNLCVNARDAMPDGGTLTIAADNVAIDAHYAGVNLDAKAGLYVVLRVEDSGTGIRPDVLERIFDPFFTTKEIGKGTGLGLSTSMAIVKSHGGFIRAYSELGRGSKFNVYIPARVEATAERGVPVSELPRGHGELVLVVDDEPAVRQITQQTLEAFGYRVVVAVDGADAVATYAQRSGEIAVVLTDMMMPVMDGPATIRVLRKMNPAVRIVAASGLDANAHGVGLGISYFLPKPYAADRLLTTLRQILADRR from the coding sequence ATGACGATCGACGCTCGGCTCGCCTCCGCAGACGACACAGTCGTCGTCCCCGCCGGCGGCTTGATCATGAATTCCGATGGGTTTGCCTTTGGGCCGGCGTTCGCAGCGGCGCTCGAGGTACTGCCCGCGCACCTGACCATATTGGATGCGCGTGGCACCATCCTGTACGTGAACGAGGCATGGCGTCGCTTCGCCGCGGACAATGCACTGCGGAGCCAGGATTTCTGCGTCGGACAGAACTACCTCACGGTGTGCGAGACTGCGAACGGCGACAGTTCGGATGGTGCCGCCAGCGCCGCAGCGGGCATCCGCGCGGTGCTCACTGGCGAGCTGCCCAGGTTCGTGCTGGATTATCCCTGTCATGGGCCGGACGAACCACGCTGGTTTCGTTTGTTGGTCGCACCCGTGCGCGAGGACAAGGTCGTCGGCGCCGTGGTCATGCACGTCGACATCACCGGACCGGAACAGGACGCGCACGCCCTGCGTGTCGCCGAACGGGTGGCGCGAGAGAGCGAACAGCGACTGAGTTTTGCGCTGGAGGCGGCCGATATCGGCGACTGGAGTCTCGACCTGCGCACGAATCTGGCGCATCGTTCGCTGCGGCACGATCAGTGTTTCGGCTACACCGCGCTACTGCCGGAGTGGAGCTACGACACATTTCTCGCGCATATCGATCCGGCCGATCGCGCGAGCGTGGACAGCAGTTTCAAGCGGGCGCTGGCTGGCGCCGGCGAGTACAACGACGAATTCAAAACCACGTGGCCCGACGGGTCCGTACACTGGCTGTGGACGCGCGGACGGGTGTATTTCGATGACCTCGGCGCACCGATCCGGATGGCCGGCATCGTCGTCGACATCACGGAGCGCAAACGCTCGCAGATGACCGAGCAGTTGGCCGTCGATCGGTTGAATGAGGCGCAGCGCATTGCCAAGATTGGCGATTGGTCGTGGGAGATTACCACGCAGCAGATCACTTGGTCGGCACAGGTCTTCGAGATCATGGGCCGCGATCCGTTGGCGGGTCCTCCGAGCGGCCCCGACGAGTTGGCCTCCGTGTATGATGCCAGCAGCCTGCGCATTCAGCAGGAGCATATTGTCGCCGCGATCTCCAGCGGCGAGCCGCAAGAGTACGAGCTGGTGATCATTCGACCGGACGGTGAGCAAGTCTTTACCCAGGTCATGGCGCTCCCCCGCAAGGACGATACCGGGAAGGTCGTCACGCTGTACGGCACAATTCAGGATATCAGCGAACGCAAGCGGGCAGAGATGGATGCGGTACGACTCGCGAGCATCGTCGCGTCGTCCGACGACGCGATCATTGGCAAGACCCTGAACAGCACGGTCACGAGCTGGAATCGCGGCGCGCAGAAGATCTTCGGGTATACCGCGGAGGAGATGGTCGGACACTCAATCCTGCGGATCATTCCGACAGACCGCCTGGACGAAGAGGAGCACATCATCGGCAGCGTGTCGCGCGGCGAGAGCGTGGAACACTTCGAAACGCAGCGACTCACCAAGGACGGTCGGCAGATCGACGTATCGATCACCGCGTCGCCAATCCTCGATGCGACGGGCACGGTGCTCGGCGTGTCGAAGGTGGCGCGGGATATTTCCGAGCGGAAGAAGCTTGAGCAGCAGTTCCTGCGTGCGCAGCGCATGGAAAGCATCGGCACGCTGGCCGGTGGTATCGCGCACGATCTGAACAACGTGCTGGGGCCGATCATGCTGTCACTCGAGCTGCTGAAGATGTCGTTTCCGGACGCCGAGAGCCAGGAACTGATCGGCGTCATCGAGGGGAGTGCGCGTCACGGCTCGGCGATGGTGAAGCAAGTGCTGTCGTTTGCACGCGGCGTGGAGGGACAGCGGCTCGAGATCGATGTGGTGGATTTGCTCCATGACATCGAGAAAATCAGCAAGGACACCTTCCTCAAGCACATCGAAACGCGCACCATCGTGCCACCGGAGCTGTGGCGAGTGGTTGGCGATCCCACGCAGTTGCATCAGGTGTTGCTGAACTTGTGCGTGAACGCACGCGACGCCATGCCGGATGGCGGCACGCTCACCATCGCGGCCGACAATGTCGCCATCGACGCGCACTACGCCGGTGTGAATCTCGATGCGAAGGCCGGCTTGTACGTGGTGTTGCGTGTCGAGGACAGCGGCACCGGCATACGACCCGATGTGCTCGAACGGATCTTCGATCCCTTCTTCACGACCAAGGAGATCGGTAAGGGCACCGGCCTCGGCCTCTCCACATCGATGGCCATCGTGAAGAGTCATGGTGGATTCATTCGCGCCTACAGCGAGCTGGGACGCGGCTCGAAATTCAACGTCTACATTCCGGCGCGCGTCGAGGCGACGGCTGAGCGTGGCGTACCGGTCTCCGAGCTGCCGCGCGGTCACGGTGAACTCGTGCTCGTGGTCGACGACGAACCAGCCGTCCGCCAGATCACGCAGCAAACCCTCGAGGCCTTCGGCTATCGCGTGGTGGTGGCGGTCGACGGCGCCGACGCGGTGGCTACATACGCGCAGCGCAGCGGCGAGATCGCGGTGGTGCTGACC
- a CDS encoding TIGR03790 family protein, which yields MSEFTAGRISRTRPYWNAVRRRIVHAMRLRPLVRLVGSLLLAACAAPAPRVAKRAPATGAERVLVVINTRSAASDSVGRYYAKRRGIDPSHIVRLALPLDDEIGDIAFQTGLVSPVRAAIEALPVRIDFIVLTTGVPIRVARKNGYSVDAMLSGMHLAIPPMVGLDSVWLSRYRNPYYNADGPFASDRYGIYLVTRLDCGRVADCLALVDRSIAARPAPGPFYFDAMPPRRGADGYATTNLLLYRAAFRLGQRGVGVQIDTTSGFVAPPAAVMGYVSWGSNDSRFDSTAYHQVRFLPGALAETFVSTSARTFGPVKGGQSRIVDLIAQGVTGVKGYVSEPFTLALANPDILFDRYVRGATLAESFYAASYMVLWKDLVIGDPLCAPYAMFQEPSFAP from the coding sequence ATGAGCGAATTTACCGCGGGACGGATTTCTCGCACGCGACCCTACTGGAACGCCGTGCGCCGCCGCATCGTCCATGCGATGCGACTCAGACCCCTCGTGCGCCTTGTCGGCAGCCTGCTTCTGGCGGCGTGTGCCGCCCCCGCCCCGCGGGTGGCGAAGCGTGCGCCGGCCACGGGCGCCGAGCGCGTGCTGGTGGTCATCAATACGCGCAGTGCCGCCAGCGATTCGGTGGGACGCTACTACGCCAAGCGTCGAGGCATCGATCCGTCGCACATCGTGCGGCTGGCGCTGCCGCTCGATGATGAGATCGGCGACATCGCCTTCCAGACTGGTCTCGTGTCACCAGTCCGCGCGGCCATCGAGGCGCTGCCGGTACGGATCGACTTCATCGTGCTCACGACCGGTGTCCCGATTCGGGTGGCGCGCAAGAACGGCTACAGCGTGGACGCGATGCTGTCCGGGATGCACCTCGCGATTCCGCCTATGGTCGGACTCGATAGCGTGTGGCTGTCACGCTACCGCAATCCGTACTACAACGCCGACGGACCGTTTGCGAGCGACCGGTACGGCATCTATCTCGTCACGCGGCTGGACTGCGGTCGCGTGGCGGATTGCCTGGCGCTGGTGGATCGCTCCATCGCCGCGCGACCGGCGCCGGGTCCGTTCTACTTCGACGCGATGCCGCCGCGGCGTGGCGCGGACGGCTACGCGACCACGAACCTACTGCTGTACCGCGCGGCGTTCCGCCTTGGCCAGCGCGGGGTGGGTGTGCAGATCGACACGACGTCGGGATTCGTCGCGCCGCCAGCGGCGGTTATGGGCTACGTGAGCTGGGGCAGTAACGATTCTCGCTTCGACAGCACGGCATATCATCAGGTGCGTTTCCTGCCCGGCGCGCTGGCCGAGACCTTCGTGTCCACCAGCGCGCGCACCTTCGGACCCGTGAAGGGTGGGCAGAGTCGGATCGTCGATCTGATCGCGCAGGGTGTGACCGGCGTGAAGGGGTACGTGAGTGAGCCCTTCACGTTGGCGCTGGCGAATCCTGACATCCTATTCGACCGTTATGTACGAGGCGCCACCTTGGCGGAGTCGTTCTATGCGGCATCGTACATGGTGCTCTGGAAGGATCTCGTCATTGGCGATCCGCTCTGCGCTCCGTACGCGATGTTTCAGGAGCCGTCTTTCGCCCCGTAA